One Vallitalea pronyensis genomic region harbors:
- a CDS encoding GntR family transcriptional regulator, with product MSEYNLQEEVTDKYSLRGRVFNKIREDILKGRYKHNEPLKETQISRELGVSRTPVREAIRQLELEGLVTIIPNKGAVVAGIDAKDIQDIYEIRSLIEGLSAKWATCNINEEQLELLEEIVYLSEFHYKKGHIDQLYELDTKFHEVLYQASRSKILRHVLSDFHHYVQRIRRASISSDERAKKSVEEHKAIVEAIKLRDEKRVEELTNLHVKNTLKNVLDHKLMDIIDDRKN from the coding sequence GTGAGCGAGTATAACCTTCAAGAGGAAGTAACGGATAAATACTCATTACGAGGTAGGGTTTTTAATAAGATACGTGAAGATATTTTAAAAGGTCGCTACAAGCATAATGAACCTTTAAAAGAAACACAGATTTCCAGAGAATTAGGCGTTAGCCGTACACCTGTTAGAGAAGCTATTCGACAGTTAGAACTTGAAGGTTTAGTAACCATCATCCCTAACAAGGGAGCTGTTGTAGCAGGAATTGATGCGAAAGATATACAGGATATATATGAAATTAGGTCTTTGATAGAAGGGCTGTCTGCAAAATGGGCTACCTGTAATATTAATGAAGAACAATTAGAATTATTAGAGGAGATTGTTTATCTATCGGAATTTCATTATAAAAAAGGTCATATTGATCAATTGTACGAGTTAGATACCAAATTCCACGAAGTGTTATACCAAGCTTCTAGGAGCAAAATACTAAGGCATGTCTTATCGGATTTTCATCACTATGTACAACGGATACGTCGAGCATCTATTTCATCAGATGAAAGAGCTAAGAAGTCCGTTGAAGAGCATAAGGCCATTGTCGAAGCCATTAAGCTTCGTGATGAGAAGCGTGTAGAGGAATTAACCAATCTGCATGTAAAAAATACCCTTAAGAATGTATTGGATCATAAATTAATGGATATTATTGATGATAGAAAAAACTAA